In Patescibacteria group bacterium, a single window of DNA contains:
- a CDS encoding 4Fe-4S binding protein, with protein MTEKNKILIGGIIDKPGSSKDYKTGSWRSQVPVWDKKKCIQCLVCVNYCPENCIPLKEDKRVETDFDYCKGCGICAQVCPVKAIIMKEGK; from the coding sequence ATGACTGAAAAAAATAAAATTTTAATTGGCGGAATAATTGACAAACCGGGTTCGTCAAAAGATTATAAAACCGGCTCTTGGCGGTCTCAAGTGCCTGTTTGGGATAAAAAAAAATGCATTCAATGTTTAGTTTGCGTTAATTATTGTCCGGAAAATTGCATCCCGCTCAAAGAAGACAAAAGAGTTGAAACAGATTTTGATTATTGCAAGGGTTGCGGAATTTGCGCTCAAGTTTGTCCGGTCAAAGCAATAATAATGAAAGAGGGAAAATAA
- the porA gene encoding pyruvate ferredoxin oxidoreductase produces MKNNFKTIALTGGEAAAEAMRQINPAVFSAYPITPQTPIIEKFAKIVEQGLVETKFISVESEHSAMSLVVGATAAGGRAMTATSSQGLALMIEILPIASGLRLPIVMNLAMRALSAPLNIHNDHQDAMLARDLGWIQIFCENNQEVYENNFLAVRLAESQKVKLPVMVCQDGFIASHNLEGVKVYDDKIIKNFVGDYTPENYLLNLKKPLTIGAFVMPDYYFEIKKQVADAMNEAKKVYLKIGQELKKITGNNYGYFEEYFMSDAKAVIVAMGSVSGTAKAAVDKLRSQGKKVGLLKINLYRPFPYKEVEKVLNKIKFVGILERVMGCGSITPLTSDISECLNSKTSRQTYILGLGGRDVQMEEIEGIFNDLLKGKLSKEPKYVGLKN; encoded by the coding sequence ATTAAAAATAATTTTAAAACAATAGCCTTAACCGGCGGAGAAGCCGCAGCCGAAGCGATGAGACAAATTAATCCGGCTGTTTTTTCGGCTTATCCGATTACTCCACAAACTCCGATTATTGAAAAATTCGCGAAAATAGTTGAACAGGGATTGGTGGAGACGAAATTCATTTCCGTTGAATCAGAACATTCGGCTATGAGTTTGGTGGTTGGCGCTACTGCCGCGGGCGGACGGGCGATGACGGCCACTTCCAGTCAAGGATTGGCTTTAATGATTGAAATTTTGCCCATTGCCTCGGGTTTGCGTTTGCCGATTGTGATGAATTTGGCAATGAGAGCTTTATCCGCTCCTTTAAATATTCATAATGATCATCAAGATGCGATGCTGGCGCGCGATTTGGGTTGGATACAAATATTCTGTGAAAATAATCAGGAAGTTTATGAAAATAATTTTTTAGCCGTTCGTTTGGCCGAAAGTCAAAAAGTTAAATTGCCGGTTATGGTTTGCCAAGACGGTTTTATCGCTTCGCATAATTTGGAAGGCGTTAAAGTTTATGACGATAAAATAATCAAAAATTTCGTCGGCGATTATACTCCGGAAAATTATCTTTTAAATCTTAAAAAACCTTTAACCATCGGAGCGTTCGTGATGCCGGATTATTATTTTGAAATTAAAAAACAAGTGGCGGACGCGATGAACGAGGCAAAAAAAGTTTATTTGAAAATAGGACAAGAGCTTAAAAAAATCACCGGCAATAATTACGGATATTTTGAAGAATATTTTATGTCTGACGCGAAAGCGGTGATCGTGGCCATGGGTTCTGTCAGCGGCACAGCCAAAGCAGCAGTGGATAAATTGAGATCTCAGGGCAAGAAAGTCGGCTTGTTGAAAATTAATTTATACCGGCCATTTCCTTATAAAGAAGTGGAAAAAGTTTTAAATAAAATAAAATTTGTCGGCATTTTGGAAAGAGTGATGGGTTGCGGTTCAATAACGCCGTTGACCAGCGATATCAGCGAATGCTTGAATTCAAAAACCTCAAGACAAACTTATATTTTGGGATTGGGCGGAAGAGATGTTCAAATGGAAGAAATAGAAGGAATTTTCAATGATTTGCTTAAAGGAAAATTAAGTAAAGAACCGAAATATGTTGGACTGAAAAACTAG